atattcatggcttgtgtattataattgtatatacacagacatacacacattGTGATGTACAAACCTATATGCTCAACAGTATGAATATAATTTGTGGGCCTCTGTGAGGAGAAGAATTCACAGCATTTTTACACGTAATCTTTCATCATtatccaactttttttaaatgtagtaaatagtattttttttggaTATGACTAACAGCAATGAAAAGAGATTGAAAacaacatttaagaaaaaaaaaagtttatactaATTCATTAGGTATGATAGTTTCCACTGACcttaatggcaattttttttagacttgtaAATTATTATAGTCCTGTTTGATTTTCATCAACAGTCTCTGATTCCTAAAAAAGGATTCTGGAGAAGGGATACACTCGGATCTTACAGTTAATCCTCACACTCGCCAGCACTTTATAGTGCAGCACAGATCCCCCCCCTCTGTGAAAGGGAGTAGAATATAGATGTTATCAGTCTAGTTCCAGCCTGCCACATACATCAGCATCACCATTCTCATGTCGCGGGACTGTGAAATCACGAGCACATGTCTAGAAATGCTCGTACTTCTACCAAAGAACAAAGAGTAAATGCACTTCTCAGAACATTTTTGTTGGTTGTGACCTCCAAAGTTTCTGCTCCCAATATTTAGCAAGAAATCTACGTCTTGTTACTTATGAAAgagaggaaaaaataaatgttttcctgaCTGCACTGCAGCCATTTCTCAACAGCCATTGAACTCAATGTACCCAAGTCCCCAGGTGCTTGTTTAGCAGCTGGGGAGTGGGGCTGTGACTTAAGGAGGGAGTGTCAGGCTGAAAGTGTGGCATGtgggcccctctgaagtttttttttgcccaagGCAACTTCTTGACACCGCTGGGCCtcgtgattttatatggtcatggaactgcttggtaacttatatacttatattttacaattggggttactttattcactgtatgtGAAAGTTGGCCTTGAGGGGATAAGTAGTTTAGGTATTTTAAGTATCAACAAAACATTGTTACATTTACAGTTCTGCTGATTTGTTTCAAAATAGGAATATGCTGCCCACACCGGTATATCCACATGTTGGCCATGGTATTTTTGCTGATGTTTATGACCCTGCAGAAGATTCGTTTCTTTTACTTGATGCCTTGGAGAAGGATGCAGAGGAGCTAAAGTccaggtataataaataaaattacagttGACTTGTATGGGTTTAATTTGTACATTGATATGGGTTTAATTTGTATTCAGTTGATATGGAGGTGTATGTACTGCTACGAATGCACTATTTATAGTTTGCCTCTCCAGACTCAAGCTCCATAGACCTCAATAGAGAAGCACAATATACCCATGATCATAAGGTTGCTGTTCTATAAATGTCTATGAAGAGGATCTTTGCTGAGCTTGATAAAACCTTCCATGGACTGGCCACAGTTTACACCTAATTGCTGTCTTTCAGACCTTTCGAATGGGTATAACTACAAAATAAGAGAATGTATATTTTGTACCTAGtatcttcctatttttttttttattttttttacataaatttcctatatatatatatatctatatcatttCTGATATGAGTGAATGTACACCACATCAGATGAAGAAATGAGATTCATCACTCCAGAGTCCAATGGCGCTGATCTTTACAAAACTTTAGCGGACTGTTCGCATTGCACATGGTGATTAGGCTTTTGTGTAGTTGCTCACCCAGAAAACCCCACTTTTCTGATGAATATTCTTCCTTTTGGAGATAGTTTGAATTAAGCAGTGAGTATTCCAACAGAGGAATGTCTCAAAAATTGTGGCTGCAAAAACAGTGCATTATCCTATTGTAAATGCTTGTGTAAAATGCATTGTACTGCagtatgtattttaaatgaaCACCGATTAAGGTGTTCATTTAAACACCGATTtactaaaattagaatttaatctcattttattaaaaaagaaaaaccatgaccaaactcccatgctcgatttgaccttatttattaatagaataaCCTGAATTAATCGAATTGCGGAAAAGCGTGataaaaaattgtgctttttttttcctgaattgcttcaTTTTTATcgtgtttttccccaaaaaccctgaaaaagtcggattttcaggctaaacccagtgcaaaccatgaaaacttcaaaataagatagatgcctctcctattgacttatacaggaccttgacaggtctgagatggcggattttcctgctttttgcagcataggggtataaaaaatctcgaaaaaattccagttttcgtTTTTTCTatgaaagatttgagtttttgccccaaaaagcccgaccagataaattagaGGTTTAGCAAATAACTTCCTAAATGTTGTTTTCACTACTAATAAAATCTGGTCTCTTGCAGCGTTGAAATTTGCCTTGAAGTGGGCTGTGGGTCTGGTGTTGTATCTGCATTCATTGCATCAGTTATTGGACAGAAAGCTTGGTATCTGTAAGTGGTTCTCACTTTATTTAGTGTTAAACAGAGGCCATCTTTTTTGCTTTTGCAAATGCACATTTGATTTTGCTGTTATCCATTAAtattgatgatgatgaagaagatatATAATACATGTAGATAACTTTGATTTTACATGGGGCCAATAGAAAGAGGAGGCCTTATCAATATAAACTGGGCACGTTGTggccccttaaaggacaaggaaagttggATTCACTGGGGTGCCAATATTTTTTCACAGTGCTGGGGCTTCTTTTAGGAACAAATATTACCGCCCTGATCAAAGAACTACAGTCATTTAATTTTCCTTGAAGCAAAGAATTACTCGCATTTAATTTTCCTTGACGCAAAGAATTACTCGCATATGTGCAGTAAAAATAGTAAATGTCACTCTACTGCACAAGCTGAGACATTTATCAAACTTatcaaataaagataataaaaatgaGCCTACATTGGTGAGATTAAGAGCTGTTGTTGCTTCAAATGGTCAGTGTGGCAAAACACAAACTAGCTGTGATAAAAGAAAAGCAGCAACATATATAATAAGTGttgatattttatttgttattctcTCTGTAACACCTTTACTTATTGCAGATGTACAGATATTAACCCCAAGGCAGCTTATTGTACGCTGGAGACCGCCAAGGCCAACCAGTTACACATTGAACCAATCATAACAGACTTGGTAATTTAATCTTTTAATACTTTTGGTGATGcttgttgaaaaataaaaaaaaatcatttactaTAGTATGCATGTTCaagttgtaaataataataaaaaaactttctttttataAACATTCATCTGCTCTTTCCATGTAGAACTTGTGCATATTAATAGTAGGCTAATTTATGAAATGTAATGGCTGCCTGTAGCAAATATACAGTGCTTACATATATTCTGGCGCCCATGCACACTGGAGACAGAAGTGAGGTGGCCAATGCTGTGCATTTGTTTTATTGTCGGTAAAGCAAATTTGTGGTGTTAACTCTCAAGTATCTTACTGCCAGAGCTGTAGATAGTGGGAGTCaattttataaacactgggcaaatttgcacctgggcagtaacccatggcaaccaatcagatatttgctttcactgttcaacatGCAGCAGCCTGAACAAAGCTGATcaataattggttgctatgggttactgcccaggtgcgactttgcccagtgtttataaatgagccccctttgTGTTTTCCAGTTCCTGTTTAATCTGTGTCATAACTGGCAACATGTGGTGCAGGAAGATCAAAAGGACCAGCCAGCGAGAAGTGTTATATTAGATTTTATGCAACATAGCACCTTTAACTAGGCACCAGTTGATTATATCGATTGCTTAATTGCTGAGCAGAGTTGCACATTAATTTTCCTGTTGTACACTAGCTGTGTTCTGTGCAACATGTTTCAGGGTACACACAGTTAACCTATATGTTATGAACAATGCAGAAATGATCCTGACATAGCTGACATTCATATATACAATTAGAACAGTTTTGAAGACTGACTCTTCGCTTTTTTTCTGTTAATTGAACAGGTTAAAGGGTTGTTACCACGGTTACAAGGACAGATTGATCTTCTTGTATTTAATCCACCCTATGTTGTAACACCCCCAGAAGAGGTAACGTGTCAACACGTGTACATTTAACATGCTAATTCACTGTGCATTGAGCGAGGCTATGTGTGAATCAAAGGCTTAAGCAATGATGTAACATTGTGGCCCCCATTGCAATGGTCTGTGTAAACCTACATGCTCATGAATGTTAATCTGCTAAAGGAAGTGCAATCCTCTGACCAGTCTTTCTTCCTTCCAACTTTAGGTTGGAAGCCATGGAATTGAAGCTGCATGGGCAGGAGGCAAAAATGGCCGAGAAGTAATGGACAGATTTTTCCCATTTGTTTCCAAGCTCCTTTCGCCAACCGGCATCTTCTACTTGATTGTTTTAAAGGATAACAATCCTGGTAAAGACAATAAAACTTCATATTTTATACATAGCAACTGGGTTTTCGGAACTGGTGTAATCTGCTGGTCTGTAAATTAGTGTAAGCAGCTAGTCCCACTGAAGGTAGTAAGGACAGTGGGAAGATAAAGAGGCAAAACCACAGTCAGACATACCGGTCCTGGATAGACCTTGCAGAAAACTGAATTGGTAATGCATTGCTTGTATTTAAGGTACTTATCAAATTGgtaaaaatcattttttcatgTTGCTTAGATCAAAAGTTAGTAGCTGTGTACTTTTCATTGGCCGGTGATTTATTCTGCTTTTGTAGATCTGTTTGAATTTtaagatttaataaataaccccctaagctcAAAGTGTTTTCCCCACTAGAAAACGCGAATTTATTATACCTcggatgctgcaaaaagcctgaattaaaaaaaaaaaatctgccatcctagacctgttgaggtcctgtataagtcaatggaagaggcacctatctcaatttaagGTTTTCAtagtctgcactgggtttagcttgaaaaatgttactttttgatgcaaaaactataaaaatgggagaaatttggagaaaaaaaaacaaaacatttgagcGATTTTAACTACCGTCGTTTTTCCGTGATCtgattaaattaacttttttttattaataa
Above is a genomic segment from Xenopus laevis strain J_2021 chromosome 3L, Xenopus_laevis_v10.1, whole genome shotgun sequence containing:
- the n6amt1.L gene encoding N-6 adenine-specific DNA methyltransferase 1 L homeolog isoform X1, with the translated sequence MLYQFQNMLPTPVYPHVGHGIFADVYDPAEDSFLLLDALEKDAEELKSSVEICLEVGCGSGVVSAFIASVIGQKAWYLCTDINPKAAYCTLETAKANQLHIEPIITDLVGSHGIEAAWAGGKNGREVMDRFFPFVSKLLSPTGIFYLIVLKDNNPDEILENMRTEGLIGSKVLCRQAGRENLSVLKFKKLLKAP
- the n6amt1.L gene encoding N-6 adenine-specific DNA methyltransferase 1 L homeolog, whose amino-acid sequence is MLPTPVYPHVGHGIFADVYDPAEDSFLLLDALEKDAEELKSSVEICLEVGCGSGVVSAFIASVIGQKAWYLCTDINPKAAYCTLETAKANQLHIEPIITDLVKGLLPRLQGQIDLLVFNPPYVVTPPEEVGSHGIEAAWAGGKNGREVMDRFFPFVSKLLSPTGIFYLIVLKDNNPDEILENMRTEGLIGSKVLCRQAGRENLSVLKFKKLLKAP